The following coding sequences are from one Paenibacillus sp. FSL R5-0912 window:
- a CDS encoding YycC family protein, with product MKPLQISPETAITLSKQLGVPLEHLMHMPQHILLQKIAELSKKASSEQDKQ from the coding sequence GTGAAGCCACTGCAAATTTCGCCGGAAACGGCCATTACGTTATCCAAACAACTCGGCGTTCCGCTGGAACACCTGATGCATATGCCTCAACATATCCTGCTGCAAAAAATCGCCGAATTATCCAAGAAAGCAAGTTCAGAGCAGGACAAGCAATGA
- a CDS encoding YutD family protein produces the protein MIVIGGKGYELMLDHKDGWNPEAFRGRYSEVLDRYDYIIGDWGYSQLRLKGFYRDNHPKVNRDTAISGMVDYINEYCNFGCAYFVLHKLKEAPQEGTFKDILIKEVPEPGTEEELEQESAEPAGNVKDHRESPSKAGNRDKDNAGGSGREHAAKDRPVREHQSRNHRNKEQGKKNHKEFQGRGQQQGNQGGNQGNSNKQNKENRENSPNRQNNQSKQDNQNNQNNQNKQDHQSSQNPNNSQG, from the coding sequence TTGATCGTTATAGGTGGAAAAGGTTACGAGCTCATGCTCGATCATAAGGACGGCTGGAACCCGGAAGCATTTCGCGGTAGATACAGCGAGGTGCTGGATCGCTACGATTATATTATCGGCGACTGGGGGTACAGCCAATTGCGTCTGAAAGGCTTCTACCGGGATAATCACCCCAAGGTGAACCGGGATACGGCTATTTCAGGCATGGTGGATTATATTAATGAATACTGTAATTTTGGCTGTGCGTATTTTGTACTGCACAAGCTGAAGGAGGCTCCGCAGGAGGGAACCTTCAAGGATATTCTGATAAAGGAAGTTCCTGAACCGGGAACGGAGGAAGAACTGGAGCAGGAGTCTGCCGAGCCGGCAGGGAATGTGAAAGATCACCGCGAATCCCCGTCTAAGGCAGGGAACCGGGATAAGGATAACGCAGGCGGTTCAGGCCGGGAGCATGCTGCCAAAGACAGACCTGTGCGTGAGCACCAGAGCCGGAATCACCGCAACAAGGAGCAAGGCAAGAAGAACCATAAAGAGTTCCAGGGCAGAGGCCAGCAGCAGGGGAATCAGGGTGGCAATCAAGGTAACTCAAATAAGCAGAACAAAGAAAACAGAGAGAACAGTCCCAACAGACAGAACAACCAGAGCAAGCAGGATAACCAGAATAATCAAAACAATCAAAACAAACAGGATCACCAGAGCAGCCAGAATCCGAATAACAGCCAAGGGTAG
- a CDS encoding M3 family oligoendopeptidase, with protein sequence MKQPLSLTWELDSIFPGGSASPQFESFLNHLEEDIESLRRQVAAAVAPTDAASTESLDGVIELLQSCAGRLTQASEFTGCLGAQNQQDKGAVRLSSKVTGMRAGFEGVSSAFDNVLRQTPDGVWAEWMDRPEIAPLNFVLSESRDLAREKMSPELESLALELAVDGYHGWSEHYETIVSRVQIPFEDEEGMKLLSAGQAFNKLDDEDPEVRSAMFRKWEEAWAGAADYCADTLNHLAGFRLKLYKGRGWEDVLNEPLGINRMTRESLDVMWEVITKNKPAIVSYLQRKAKLLGLESLAWVDVEAPVGKSSGKIPYEQAAADIVTQFRKFSPKLADFAEQAFDNDWIEVEDRAAKRPGGFCVSFPESKESRIFMTYSGTPSNVSTLAHELGHAYHSFLLDDQPLFNQNYAMNVAETASTFAEVIVADAQVKSAGNAEEKLALLEAKIQNSVAFFMNIHARFLFETRFYEKRKEGLVNAEELSALMEEAQKEAFCGVLSEYHPHFWASKLHFYITDVPFYNFPYTVGYMFSTGLYRLALQEGASFADKYDSLLKDTGVMTLENLVSKHLGVDLSKPDFWQGAADLIAADINEFLEMTAHLA encoded by the coding sequence ATGAAACAGCCTTTATCATTGACATGGGAACTGGATTCCATTTTCCCTGGAGGTTCGGCTTCCCCCCAGTTTGAGAGTTTTTTGAACCATCTGGAAGAAGACATTGAAAGCTTGCGCCGGCAGGTCGCTGCGGCAGTTGCGCCAACCGATGCTGCGTCCACGGAGTCGCTGGACGGTGTGATCGAACTGCTGCAGAGCTGTGCCGGACGGCTCACGCAGGCTTCAGAATTCACCGGCTGTCTGGGAGCCCAGAACCAGCAGGACAAAGGGGCTGTAAGGCTGTCGTCCAAGGTAACTGGCATGCGGGCCGGTTTTGAGGGCGTCAGCTCTGCATTCGATAATGTGCTGCGCCAGACTCCGGATGGGGTGTGGGCTGAATGGATGGACCGGCCGGAGATTGCCCCGCTGAACTTCGTACTAAGTGAGAGCCGTGATCTGGCCCGTGAGAAGATGAGCCCGGAGCTTGAGAGCCTTGCGCTTGAACTGGCAGTTGATGGATACCATGGGTGGAGCGAGCATTACGAAACGATCGTGAGCCGGGTCCAGATTCCTTTTGAGGATGAAGAGGGCATGAAGCTGCTATCTGCCGGTCAAGCCTTCAACAAGCTGGATGACGAGGACCCTGAGGTCCGCAGCGCCATGTTCCGCAAATGGGAAGAGGCCTGGGCCGGCGCTGCTGATTATTGTGCCGACACCCTTAACCATCTGGCCGGATTCCGCCTGAAGCTCTACAAAGGCCGGGGCTGGGAGGATGTGCTGAATGAGCCGCTTGGCATTAACCGTATGACTCGGGAATCGCTCGATGTGATGTGGGAGGTTATTACGAAGAACAAGCCTGCAATTGTGTCCTATCTGCAGCGCAAGGCGAAGCTTCTTGGTCTGGAATCTCTGGCTTGGGTTGATGTGGAAGCGCCTGTAGGCAAGTCCTCCGGCAAAATCCCTTATGAACAAGCGGCAGCCGACATCGTCACCCAGTTCCGCAAATTCAGTCCGAAGCTGGCGGACTTCGCCGAACAAGCTTTCGACAATGACTGGATTGAGGTCGAAGACCGTGCAGCCAAACGTCCCGGGGGATTCTGCGTATCATTCCCGGAGAGCAAAGAATCGCGCATTTTTATGACCTACAGCGGTACTCCGTCCAATGTATCGACGCTTGCGCATGAGCTCGGTCACGCCTATCATTCGTTCCTGCTGGATGACCAGCCGCTGTTCAATCAGAACTATGCCATGAATGTGGCTGAGACGGCCTCAACCTTCGCCGAAGTCATTGTGGCTGATGCGCAGGTGAAATCCGCAGGCAATGCTGAGGAGAAGCTGGCGCTGCTTGAAGCGAAGATTCAGAACAGCGTAGCGTTCTTCATGAATATTCACGCCCGCTTCCTGTTTGAGACCCGCTTCTACGAGAAACGCAAAGAGGGTCTGGTGAATGCGGAAGAACTGTCTGCCCTGATGGAAGAAGCGCAGAAAGAAGCCTTCTGCGGTGTGCTCTCGGAGTACCACCCGCATTTCTGGGCCTCCAAGCTTCATTTCTATATCACGGATGTGCCGTTCTACAACTTCCCTTACACCGTCGGATATATGTTCAGTACCGGACTGTACCGGCTTGCGTTGCAGGAAGGTGCATCCTTTGCTGATAAATATGACAGCCTGCTGAAGGATACCGGAGTCATGACACTGGAGAATCTGGTGTCGAAGCATCTTGGCGTGGATTTGTCCAAGCCGGATTTCTGGCAGGGGGCCGCAGATTTGATTGCTGCAGATATTAATGAATTCCTGGAAATGACAGCACATCTGGCCTAA
- a CDS encoding globin domain-containing protein, giving the protein MNSNESLFDNLGGAEGVHRLVEVFYSKVQLHPQLSPLFPEDITPVLEKQYQFLSQFFGGPALYSEQHGHPMMRARHMHIPITPERADDWLNCMKAALEETGVEEPLRSFVLSRLAGPAHHFVNMPHE; this is encoded by the coding sequence ATGAATTCGAATGAGAGTCTATTTGACAACCTGGGAGGTGCCGAGGGAGTTCACCGTCTGGTGGAAGTGTTCTACTCCAAGGTACAGCTCCACCCGCAGCTAAGTCCGTTATTTCCCGAAGATATTACTCCTGTACTGGAGAAGCAATATCAGTTTCTAAGCCAGTTTTTTGGTGGTCCTGCCCTTTATTCGGAGCAGCACGGCCATCCCATGATGAGAGCCAGGCATATGCATATTCCCATCACTCCGGAACGGGCGGATGACTGGCTGAACTGCATGAAGGCCGCACTTGAAGAGACCGGTGTGGAAGAGCCGCTGCGTTCGTTCGTACTAAGCCGGCTGGCGGGTCCTGCGCATCATTTTGTCAATATGCCCCATGAATAA
- a CDS encoding S41 family peptidase — MKSARILTAALSGCLALSIAWAPAASAADAAASTEAVQSSKTDIINEIMEYLEYYNVEGIDQDTLIRGAIDGMVSTLDDPYSQYFDQAEAADFGHAVDLEYVGIGVRLVYTPKELYIEEVMSGSPAEKAGLKRGDTILKINGVRVDDTAGDELAGASGTKVSLLIQRNGVSKSYSVTRSEITTTSVTGTIIGSKVAYIAINGFTQTADEEFSTALDKMRAAGMKSLVLDLRDNTGGYMDSAQNIAAKFMDAGIMMYTSDQSGVLTPVTITSGSKIGVPVVVLTNEYTASASEALTGALRDNKLATIVGTRSYGKARIQSLIPMSDGGELKLTTMKYLTPSKEDFNHIGLAPDIEIKGKTAQLITALQIAGLTGITASGDNHILDIDGAAFAGNVGLIKQGDKVYASSRVLSALVESEVTWDAKNKKVLITTGAGKSSGFTLAAKEALYQDGETFIELGAFKKKFPLLTWSYNAAQNQLKLSVK; from the coding sequence ATGAAATCAGCCAGAATCCTTACTGCAGCCCTCAGCGGCTGCTTGGCTTTATCCATCGCCTGGGCTCCTGCCGCTTCGGCCGCAGACGCTGCTGCTTCCACTGAAGCTGTGCAATCCTCCAAAACGGATATCATCAATGAAATTATGGAGTATCTTGAGTACTACAATGTGGAGGGTATTGATCAGGATACGCTTATCCGTGGTGCGATTGACGGCATGGTAAGTACGCTGGATGATCCCTACAGCCAATATTTCGATCAGGCGGAAGCTGCGGACTTCGGCCATGCGGTTGATCTGGAATATGTCGGCATCGGCGTCCGGCTCGTATATACGCCCAAAGAACTCTACATTGAAGAGGTGATGAGCGGTTCCCCCGCAGAGAAAGCCGGTTTGAAACGCGGGGATACCATTCTTAAGATCAACGGTGTACGGGTAGATGATACGGCAGGCGATGAGCTTGCCGGCGCGTCTGGCACGAAGGTCTCTCTGCTGATCCAGCGGAACGGCGTTAGCAAATCCTACAGCGTTACCCGCAGTGAAATTACCACAACATCCGTTACCGGCACAATTATCGGGTCCAAGGTTGCCTATATTGCCATCAACGGCTTCACACAGACCGCTGACGAAGAGTTCTCCACAGCGCTGGATAAAATGCGGGCAGCCGGAATGAAGTCACTGGTGCTCGATCTGCGTGACAATACAGGCGGCTACATGGATAGCGCCCAGAACATTGCCGCCAAGTTTATGGATGCCGGTATTATGATGTACACCTCCGATCAGAGCGGCGTACTGACACCTGTAACGATCACAAGCGGCAGCAAAATCGGTGTTCCCGTTGTTGTACTGACCAATGAATACACCGCCAGTGCTTCCGAAGCTTTGACCGGGGCACTCCGCGACAACAAACTGGCTACAATCGTCGGTACCCGTTCGTACGGCAAGGCGCGGATTCAGAGTCTGATTCCTATGTCGGACGGCGGCGAGCTGAAGCTGACAACGATGAAGTATCTGACTCCAAGCAAAGAGGATTTCAACCACATCGGACTCGCTCCTGATATTGAGATCAAGGGAAAAACGGCCCAGCTGATCACCGCTCTGCAAATCGCCGGACTGACCGGAATCACAGCCTCCGGTGACAATCATATTCTCGATATCGACGGTGCTGCTTTTGCCGGAAATGTCGGTCTGATCAAGCAGGGGGATAAAGTCTATGCCTCCTCCCGCGTACTGTCCGCGCTTGTAGAGAGTGAAGTAACCTGGGACGCGAAGAACAAGAAGGTGCTGATTACGACTGGAGCCGGCAAAAGCTCCGGATTCACCCTGGCCGCCAAAGAGGCGCTATACCAGGACGGCGAAACCTTCATCGAGCTGGGTGCCTTCAAGAAGAAGTTCCCGCTGCTTACGTGGAGCTACAACGCTGCCCAGAATCAGCTGAAATTATCGGTTAAATAA
- a CDS encoding DUF2225 domain-containing protein: MPELIPLYSIKVVCCNCEHEFSTSRVRPSLKKAIRRDADFCSYYKDENPDYYVVRVCPKCGFASTENSADKLVEWQRKSFEAQVGRRWVTRDFGDKRSWEVALETYKLALICAQSIKDKERIIASLLHHIAWLYRYQGDMVQEQRFLRYSLDEYVKVFENDSSGGNDARLMYLIGELNRRVGDFAMAVRWFSRVINDQRIVDAAMIRASREQWAILREQMRGEEIDPDGLPSAT; the protein is encoded by the coding sequence TTGCCGGAATTAATCCCCCTGTATTCAATTAAGGTTGTATGCTGCAACTGCGAACATGAATTTTCAACATCCAGAGTACGTCCCAGTCTCAAAAAAGCCATCCGCCGTGATGCTGATTTCTGCTCGTATTACAAGGATGAGAATCCTGACTATTATGTTGTACGTGTCTGTCCGAAGTGCGGGTTCGCATCCACGGAGAATTCAGCAGACAAACTGGTGGAATGGCAGCGCAAATCTTTCGAAGCGCAGGTGGGCAGACGCTGGGTAACCCGTGACTTTGGGGACAAGCGCAGCTGGGAGGTCGCTCTGGAGACTTACAAGCTGGCCCTGATCTGCGCACAAAGCATCAAGGACAAGGAACGGATCATTGCAAGTCTGCTGCACCATATTGCCTGGCTATACCGCTATCAAGGGGATATGGTACAGGAGCAGCGTTTCTTGCGTTACTCGCTTGATGAGTATGTGAAGGTGTTCGAGAATGATTCCTCGGGAGGAAATGATGCCCGTCTGATGTATCTGATCGGGGAGCTTAACCGCCGTGTCGGCGATTTCGCTATGGCTGTGAGGTGGTTCTCCCGTGTGATTAATGACCAGAGAATTGTGGATGCGGCTATGATCCGCGCTTCACGTGAACAGTGGGCCATTCTGCGGGAGCAGATGCGCGGAGAAGAGATTGATCCGGACGGCCTTCCGTCGGCTACATAG
- a CDS encoding NAD kinase has translation MRYYVLDRGDELSIQLAEQFHKLAAERDLELDAKSPEIVISIGGDGTMLHAFHTFIDQIPDLAFVGVHTGHLGFYADWQAEELPTLIDYMCGDIGPHNPRMVQYPLLELEIHKKSGSSSHIALNEFTLKGVDGTVVIQIDINDVTFEMFRGDGICISTPSGSTAYNKSLGGAMVHPTIEALQISEIASINNRVFRTMGSPLLLPKHHHCDIFSRKDQRLLLTVDHNNIPVDDLISVRCQVSDKKISFARYRPFPFWNRVREAFLV, from the coding sequence TTGAGATATTATGTTCTGGACCGCGGAGATGAATTGTCCATCCAACTAGCGGAGCAATTTCACAAGCTGGCGGCGGAGCGGGATTTGGAGCTGGATGCCAAGTCTCCGGAAATTGTGATATCGATCGGCGGGGACGGCACCATGCTGCATGCTTTCCATACGTTTATCGACCAGATTCCAGATTTGGCTTTTGTCGGTGTGCATACCGGGCATCTGGGCTTCTATGCGGACTGGCAAGCTGAAGAGCTGCCGACCCTGATTGATTATATGTGCGGAGATATTGGGCCGCATAATCCACGTATGGTGCAGTATCCGCTCCTTGAACTGGAAATTCACAAGAAGTCCGGTTCAAGCTCGCATATTGCCCTGAACGAATTCACACTTAAAGGCGTAGACGGAACGGTTGTCATCCAGATTGATATTAACGATGTAACCTTCGAAATGTTCCGCGGTGACGGCATTTGCATCTCTACCCCCTCCGGCAGTACCGCTTATAACAAAAGTCTGGGAGGCGCCATGGTGCATCCCACGATTGAGGCGCTGCAGATTTCGGAGATTGCTTCGATTAATAACCGGGTATTCCGCACGATGGGTTCACCTCTGCTGCTGCCCAAGCATCATCACTGCGATATTTTCTCGCGCAAGGATCAGCGTCTGCTGCTGACCGTGGACCATAACAATATTCCTGTGGATGACCTGATCTCTGTACGTTGTCAGGTGTCCGACAAAAAAATCAGTTTTGCCCGGTACCGCCCTTTCCCTTTCTGGAACCGTGTCCGTGAAGCGTTTCTAGTGTAG
- a CDS encoding copper amine oxidase N-terminal domain-containing protein, translating into MKKLLSLIGVSLLALVLAVPAFAAEKPIKVYINNSNLTFTAGTPYLKDNTVLVPFRVIFEKLGLQVLWDSKTGTVTGTGTGLNISLKVGSKRATVNGTVKQLTVAPVSSAGTTYIPLRFIAEATGGTAVWDSASRSVKITVPQSSSSDEKDITALIQLSNKYYNEEKAISFYSLVDSESDNMESVTDMNSLFELYDLKNTIKSLKILSLAGDEATVYTVESSVRTGGYYIPDEQFEYLYTLVRKDGSWKISGMEVQESTVLLTREQGMKQAVLPQNDATVIKDNLSKYYQNMTTQNVDGTQALMTSYGEEYDAASAADLQDLFDSYDLSYSLTNANIYYYGADEAAVYTEVSIKDGESGESYTQSLIFILSKSESGAWTIDDTYHISFDSAQS; encoded by the coding sequence TTGAAAAAACTACTATCCCTCATTGGCGTGAGCCTGCTGGCCCTCGTACTGGCCGTTCCCGCCTTTGCAGCAGAGAAACCTATCAAAGTCTACATAAACAACAGCAATCTTACCTTCACCGCCGGAACCCCTTATCTGAAGGATAATACGGTGCTGGTGCCTTTCCGGGTTATATTCGAGAAGCTCGGGCTGCAGGTGCTATGGGATTCCAAGACTGGAACTGTTACAGGGACAGGGACAGGCCTGAATATCAGCCTTAAGGTCGGCAGCAAACGTGCTACTGTCAACGGTACCGTCAAGCAGCTTACGGTTGCTCCGGTTTCTTCGGCAGGTACAACTTACATACCGCTGCGTTTCATAGCTGAAGCCACCGGCGGAACAGCCGTCTGGGATTCAGCCAGCCGGAGCGTGAAAATTACCGTACCGCAATCCTCCTCCAGCGATGAGAAGGATATTACAGCACTCATTCAATTATCCAATAAATATTATAATGAAGAAAAAGCCATCAGCTTCTACTCCCTGGTAGATTCCGAATCCGACAATATGGAATCTGTAACGGATATGAATTCCCTGTTCGAGCTGTACGACCTCAAGAATACTATTAAAAGCCTTAAGATTCTGAGTCTTGCCGGAGACGAGGCTACTGTCTACACTGTCGAAAGCTCGGTTAGAACTGGCGGATATTATATCCCGGATGAGCAGTTCGAATATTTGTACACACTGGTCCGTAAGGACGGGTCCTGGAAAATCTCCGGAATGGAGGTACAGGAATCCACAGTGCTGCTTACACGTGAACAAGGCATGAAGCAGGCGGTGCTTCCACAGAATGACGCCACAGTAATCAAGGATAATCTCAGCAAATATTATCAGAATATGACTACCCAGAATGTTGATGGAACCCAGGCACTAATGACCTCTTACGGTGAGGAATATGACGCTGCCAGTGCAGCCGATCTGCAGGATCTGTTCGATTCCTATGATCTCAGCTACTCGCTGACGAATGCGAATATCTACTATTATGGGGCCGACGAAGCTGCCGTCTACACGGAAGTCTCTATTAAAGACGGTGAATCGGGAGAGAGCTACACCCAGTCCCTCATCTTCATTCTGAGCAAATCGGAAAGCGGCGCATGGACCATTGACGACACTTATCACATCAGCTTTGATAGTGCGCAATCCTAG
- the ylbJ gene encoding sporulation integral membrane protein YlbJ: MTLNKIAGPLLGIVLAACMLLMLIHPSSSLDAALRGLAVWWDVLFPSLFPFFVISEIMLGFGIVHLFGALLDPLMRPLFNIPGSGGFVAAMGYVSGYPVGAKLTAKLREQGMISKVEGERLVAFTTSSDPIFLLGAVSVGFFHDASLGLILALAHYGGGFIVGLLMSFHGRSRTGDSGTAPATPAAPSSAAPSGPSYGRLRTAMNAMAEARRKDGRSLGELLRNAIQSSLQLIIVVGGLVVFFNVLMELLARAGIMSMLFSTTGQLLSLAGLPPGLSAALVSGLFEVTLGARSAGEAAAGIPLQFKVTAAAFILSWGGLSVHAQVASILNGTGLRYLPFMIARLVHALLSAGLVLLLWKPVVSSGLAGQWGALPVASGLASPDSALFSSISLLCLLLACMLVLSLLMLLAGRLRRF; encoded by the coding sequence ATGACACTGAACAAAATTGCCGGTCCGCTGCTCGGTATCGTGCTGGCGGCCTGCATGCTGCTGATGCTGATCCATCCGTCCAGCTCTCTGGATGCGGCACTTCGCGGGCTAGCCGTCTGGTGGGACGTGCTGTTTCCTTCATTGTTCCCCTTCTTCGTCATTTCCGAAATCATGCTGGGCTTTGGCATCGTCCATCTCTTCGGGGCGCTGCTTGATCCGCTTATGCGCCCCCTCTTCAATATACCCGGCAGCGGCGGATTCGTGGCTGCCATGGGATATGTGTCAGGATATCCCGTCGGCGCCAAATTAACCGCCAAGCTGCGGGAGCAGGGAATGATCAGCAAGGTGGAAGGGGAACGGCTGGTGGCCTTCACCACTTCCTCAGACCCTATTTTCCTGCTTGGCGCCGTATCCGTCGGATTCTTCCATGATGCCTCCCTCGGGCTTATCCTCGCCCTTGCCCATTACGGGGGCGGATTCATCGTCGGCCTGCTGATGTCATTTCATGGCCGCAGCAGGACCGGGGACTCCGGGACAGCTCCCGCTACGCCCGCAGCACCCTCATCTGCAGCCCCGTCAGGACCAAGTTACGGCAGACTGCGCACCGCGATGAATGCCATGGCTGAAGCCCGCCGTAAAGACGGCCGAAGTCTCGGCGAACTGCTTAGGAACGCCATCCAGTCCTCGCTGCAGCTTATTATTGTCGTTGGAGGGCTGGTAGTATTCTTCAATGTGCTGATGGAGCTGCTTGCCCGCGCCGGAATTATGTCCATGCTGTTCAGTACCACCGGACAGCTGCTGTCCCTGGCCGGATTACCGCCGGGGCTCTCAGCCGCTCTGGTCAGCGGGTTATTCGAGGTGACACTCGGTGCCCGCTCGGCCGGAGAAGCGGCTGCAGGAATTCCGCTGCAGTTCAAGGTAACCGCTGCAGCATTTATCCTCTCCTGGGGAGGATTATCCGTTCACGCCCAGGTAGCCAGTATACTGAATGGCACCGGACTGCGTTACCTTCCCTTTATGATCGCACGGTTAGTGCATGCCCTCCTCTCTGCCGGACTTGTTCTTCTGCTCTGGAAGCCGGTGGTCAGCTCAGGACTGGCCGGACAGTGGGGTGCGCTGCCCGTTGCCTCCGGACTGGCTTCACCGGATTCGGCTCTGTTCAGCAGCATCAGCCTGCTCTGCCTGCTGCTGGCCTGTATGCTTGTGCTGTCGCTGCTGATGCTGCTGGCGGGCAGGCTGCGGCGTTTTTAA
- a CDS encoding alpha/beta-type small acid-soluble spore protein has translation MGQAGQQGRGSRSNNLVVPQANAALQQLKYEAAQELGVTIPADGYYGNYTSRETGSLGGYITKRLVQLAEQQLSGRS, from the coding sequence ATGGGTCAAGCAGGTCAACAAGGTCGTGGTAGCCGTTCTAACAACCTGGTCGTTCCTCAAGCGAATGCAGCGCTGCAGCAGTTGAAATATGAAGCAGCACAAGAGCTTGGAGTAACTATCCCGGCTGACGGTTATTATGGGAACTACACTTCCCGCGAAACCGGTTCTTTGGGAGGATATATCACCAAACGTCTGGTGCAACTGGCAGAGCAACAACTGTCCGGTCGTTCGTAG